A genomic region of Castor canadensis chromosome 16, mCasCan1.hap1v2, whole genome shotgun sequence contains the following coding sequences:
- the LOC109688439 gene encoding olfactory receptor 1f45-like isoform X2: MRENNQTTITEFLLLGLSGKAEQEEVLFGLFLGMYLVTITGNFLIILAISCDPHLHTPMYFFLANLSSVDICFSSVTVPKMLVNHIVGSKSISYIECMTQIYFFITFPNMDGFLLSVMAYDRYVAICCPLHYTMIMRPRLCILLVAISWVITNLHALLHTLLIVQLTFCSHNAIHHFFCDPYPIMELSCSDTFINDLMVFTVGGVVFLTPFTCIIISYAYIFSNVLKMPSVCGIQKALSTCGSHLTVVSLFYGAILGIYMRPSSSYSVQDTVATVIFTVVTPMLNPFIYSLRNQDMKGALRKVIL; the protein is encoded by the exons atgagagaaa ACAATCAGACTACAATCACAGAGTTCCTCCTCCTGGGACTCTCTGGAAAGGCAGAGCAGGAAGAGGTCCTCTTTGGGTTGTTTTTGGGGATGTACCTGGTCACCATAACAGGGAACTTTCTCATCATTTTGGCCATCAGCTGTGACCCTCatctccacacacccatgtacttcttcctggcCAACCTCTCCAGTGTTGACATCTGCTTTTCATCAGTCACTGTCCCCAAGATGCTGGTGAATCACATAGTGGGCAGCAAGTCCATCTCTTACATAGAGTGTATGACTCAGATCTACTTCTTCATCACTTTCCCCAACATGGATGGATTCCTCCTGAGTgtcatggcctatgaccgctatgtagcCATCTGTTGTCCACTCCACTACACCATGATCATGAGGCCCAGGTTGTGCATTCTTCTAGTggccatatcatgggtcattacAAACCTGCATGCTCTCTTACACACTCTTCTCATAGTTCAACTTACCTTTTGTTCCCACAATGCTATACATCACTTCTTTTGCGACCCTTACCCGATAATGGAGCTCTCTTGTTCTGATACCTTTATCAATGACCTGATGGTCTTCACTGTGGGTGGAGTGGTATTTCTGACACCATTCACCTGCATAATCATTTCCTATGCCTACATCTTCTCTAATGTACTGAAGATGCCATCTGTCTGTGGGATACAGAAAGCCCTATCCACATGTGGGTCTCACCTCACTGTGGTCTCCCTCTTCTATGGGGCAATCCTGGGCATCTATATGCGGCCTTCATCCTCCTACTCAGTACAAGACACAGTGGCCACTGTCATCTTCACAGTAGTGACACCTATGCTCAATCCCtttatctacagcctgaggaatcaGGACATGAAAGGAGCCCTAAGGAAGGTAATTCTCTGA
- the LOC109688450 gene encoding olfactory receptor 1J2-like: protein MDGDNQTTITEFLLLGLSGKAEQEEVLFGLFLGMYLVTITGNLLIILTICCDAHLHTPMYFFLANLSSVDICFSSVTVPKMLVNHIVGSKSISYMECMTHFITFINMDGFLLSVMAYDRYIAICCPLHYTMIMRPRLCVLLVALSWVITNLHALLHTLLMVQLAFCFHNAVQQFFCDPYAIIKLSCSDTFINDFIAFTVGGLTSITPFTCITVSYGYIFSSVLKFPSIQGVRKALSTCGSHLAVVFLFYGAILGVYMHSSSLYSVQDMVTTVIFTVVTPMANPFIYSLRNHDMKQAIRKLITRKLILSTF, encoded by the coding sequence ATGGATGGAGACAATCAGACTACAATCACAGAGTTCCTCCTCCTGGGACTCTCTGGAAAGGCAGAGCAGGAAGAGGTTCTCTTTGGGCTGTTCTTGGGGATGTATCTGGTAACCATCACTGGGAACCTTCTTATCATCTTGACCATCTGTTGTGACGCTCATCttcacacacccatgtacttcttcctggcCAACCTCTCCAGTGTTGACATCTGCTTTTCATCAGTCACTGTCCCCAAGATGCTGGTGAATCACATAGTGGGCAGCAAGTCCATCTCTTACATGGAGTGTATGACCCACTTCATCACTTTCATCAACATGGATGGGTTCCTCCTGAGTGTCATGGCCTATGATCGCTACATAGCCATCTGTTGTCCACTCCACTACACCATGATCATGAGGCCCAGACTCTGTGTCCTTCTGGTGGCCTTATCATGGGTCATTACAAACCTGCATGCTCTCTTACATACTCTTCTCATGGTGCAACTTGCATTTTGTTTCCACAATGCTGTACAACAGTTCTTCTGTGACCCCTATGCAATTATAAAACTATCTTGTTCTGATACCTTTATCAATGACTTCATAGCCTTCACTGTGGGTGGGCTGACATCTATTACACCCTTCACATGTATCACTGTTTCATATGGCTATATCTTCTCTAGTGTATTAAAGTTTCCATCCATTCAGGGAGTAAGGAAAGCCCTATCCACATGTGGATCTCACCTTGCTGTGGTTTTCCTATTCTATGGAGCAATTCTGGGTGTCTATATGCACTCTTCATCTTTATACTCTGTACAGGACATGGTGACCACTGTCATCTTCACAGTAGTGACACCCATGGCCAATCCCTTTATCTATAGTCTGAGGAATCATGACATGAAACAAGCCATAAGAAAACTAATTACTAGGAAATTAATTTTATCAACTttctaa
- the LOC109688439 gene encoding olfactory receptor 1f45-like isoform X1, which produces MDGDNQTTITEFLLLGLSGKAEQEEVLFGLFLGMYLVTITGNFLIILAISCDPHLHTPMYFFLANLSSVDICFSSVTVPKMLVNHIVGSKSISYIECMTQIYFFITFPNMDGFLLSVMAYDRYVAICCPLHYTMIMRPRLCILLVAISWVITNLHALLHTLLIVQLTFCSHNAIHHFFCDPYPIMELSCSDTFINDLMVFTVGGVVFLTPFTCIIISYAYIFSNVLKMPSVCGIQKALSTCGSHLTVVSLFYGAILGIYMRPSSSYSVQDTVATVIFTVVTPMLNPFIYSLRNQDMKGALRKVIL; this is translated from the coding sequence ATGGATGGAGACAATCAGACTACAATCACAGAGTTCCTCCTCCTGGGACTCTCTGGAAAGGCAGAGCAGGAAGAGGTCCTCTTTGGGTTGTTTTTGGGGATGTACCTGGTCACCATAACAGGGAACTTTCTCATCATTTTGGCCATCAGCTGTGACCCTCatctccacacacccatgtacttcttcctggcCAACCTCTCCAGTGTTGACATCTGCTTTTCATCAGTCACTGTCCCCAAGATGCTGGTGAATCACATAGTGGGCAGCAAGTCCATCTCTTACATAGAGTGTATGACTCAGATCTACTTCTTCATCACTTTCCCCAACATGGATGGATTCCTCCTGAGTgtcatggcctatgaccgctatgtagcCATCTGTTGTCCACTCCACTACACCATGATCATGAGGCCCAGGTTGTGCATTCTTCTAGTggccatatcatgggtcattacAAACCTGCATGCTCTCTTACACACTCTTCTCATAGTTCAACTTACCTTTTGTTCCCACAATGCTATACATCACTTCTTTTGCGACCCTTACCCGATAATGGAGCTCTCTTGTTCTGATACCTTTATCAATGACCTGATGGTCTTCACTGTGGGTGGAGTGGTATTTCTGACACCATTCACCTGCATAATCATTTCCTATGCCTACATCTTCTCTAATGTACTGAAGATGCCATCTGTCTGTGGGATACAGAAAGCCCTATCCACATGTGGGTCTCACCTCACTGTGGTCTCCCTCTTCTATGGGGCAATCCTGGGCATCTATATGCGGCCTTCATCCTCCTACTCAGTACAAGACACAGTGGCCACTGTCATCTTCACAGTAGTGACACCTATGCTCAATCCCtttatctacagcctgaggaatcaGGACATGAAAGGAGCCCTAAGGAAGGTAATTCTCTGA